From Apis cerana isolate GH-2021 linkage group LG10, AcerK_1.0, whole genome shotgun sequence, one genomic window encodes:
- the LOC107993297 gene encoding DNA repair protein XRCC1 has product MIIKLAKVISCSSEHLSYPVSNLLQHRSNSSWRCAKPGEMLATVIFQMAEPSCITGLDIGNYRSCVVVVTASTSSEPDNWIPIVNHQFLTHDEAVNGQFKDQVQIFAKKDLNPDTLKIKFDRVKVTCMQSANLKELFGLSFIVLKTEVVVDLGLDIFGRFKLKNPEEDTDKLIDNLKEKYMKMISNKKPDYKNELLAKIKETSMNNFSIRQEENREPMKRPLLEKLEAGKKEEVFGTKKKESNNSISIDNSKQKNKKIENDKPVVRTPFGDIVSSPSFKINKKDIKKNENQKYNNIHSKKRSLSPEEGSLKENINKKKQDCPQCQDESENKICNNCGLLSKPKLITRPEKVAKKQDNQRPKKLFSKLFEDVSFSLSGYVNPQRDEIRKKALQMGAKYIADPNTTNKKCSHLICAFKNTPKYQQLKTYSKIVTHNFIEDCFNEKKRFPWRRYALDIKDKSEPESEEEILSSSSPPRIINVFDQDTDQDSDSNY; this is encoded by the exons ATGATTATTAAACTTGCTAAAGTAATAAGTTGTTCTTCAGAACACTTATCTTATCCTGTTTCTAATCTTTTGCAACATCGTTCAAATTCTTCATGGCGTTGTGCCAAACCTGGAGAAATGCTTGCTactgttatttttcaaatggcAGAACCATCTTGTATTACTGGCTTAGATATTGGCAATTATCGTAGTTGTGTAGTAGTTGTTACTGCTTCTACTTCATCGGAGCCTGACAATTGGATTCCTATTGTAAACCATCAATTTTTAACACATGATGAAGCTGTGAATGGCCAATTTAAAGATCAAGtgcaaatatttgcaaaaaaagatcTTAATCCAgacacattaaaaataaagtttgatCGTGTAAAAGTAACTTGCATGCAATctgcaaatttaaaagaattatttggaTTATCTTTTATTGTATTGAAAACAGAAGTTGTAGTTGATTTAGGGTTAGATATATTTGgaagatttaaattgaaaaatccagAAGAAGATACTGacaaattaatagataatttaaaagaaaaatatatgaaaatgataagcaataaaaaaccagattataaaaatgaattacttgcaaaaatcaaagaaaccagtatgaataatttttctatacgaCAAGAAGAGAATAGAGAACCAATGAAAAGACCactattggaaaaattagaagctggaaaaaaagaagaagtatttggcactaaaaaaaaagaatctaataattcaatttcaatagataattctaaacaaaaaaataaaaaaattgaaaatgataaaccAGTAGTAAGAACTCCATTTGGTGATATTGTATCTTCaccttcatttaaaataaataaaaaagatataaaaaagaacgaaaaccaaaaatataataatatacatagtaAAAAACGTTCTTTAAGTCCTGAAGAAGgttcattaaaagaaaatataaataaaaaaaaacaagattgtCCTCAATGTCAAGAtgaatctgaaaataaaatatgcaataattgTGGATTATTATCAAAACCTAAACTAATAACTAGACCGGAAAAAGTTGCAAAAAAGCAAGATAATCAAAgaccaaaaaaattattttcaaagcttTTTGAAGATGTATCATTTTCACTTAGTGGTTATGTTAATCCACAGAGagatgaaattagaaaaaaggcTCTTCAAATGGGAGCAAAATATATTGCTGATCCCAAtacaactaataaaaaatgctCTCATTTAATTTGTGCCTTTAAAAATACACCAAAGTATCAACAATTAAAAACCTATTCTAAAATTGTTACACACAATTTTATTGAAGATtgttttaatgaaaagaaaag atTTCCTTGGAGGCGTTATGCTTTGGATATCAAAGATAAATCTGAACCTGAAagtgaagaagaaattttaagtaGTTCATCTCCACctagaataattaatgtatttgaTCAAGATACTGATCAAGATTcagattctaattattaa
- the LOC107993298 gene encoding proteasome inhibitor PI31 subunit isoform X2 — translation MVDTNNIFGFELFQEIYNKQITKKEDLLILFIHWYLIKQGFRCIGIGDSKVFEPSEKGSQLLPEGWNMQPSYTLRYINNGKLFIFHGIKSDEDLLKIHDQKVSTIQFPINQTINDLHGTLEVIIPSYQNIINIIQTDIIDTLIPSNTTENSTQTIYNTPGDDSLRADPLRVLPQSSFASSQWRPAADPTNIGAADLNPLGRGGGMIFDPFSSQRNPIDPYRPALGVPGRLPSGAVPPFARFDPFGPPDLDRPRPRRDPDNDHLPPPGYNDMFM, via the exons ATGGttgatacaaataatatatttggttttgaacttttccaagaaatatacaataaacaaattacaaaaaaggAGGATCTATTAATTCTATTCATTCATTGGTATCTTATAAAACAGGGATTTAGATGTATTGGAATCGGTGATTCT AAAGTATTTGAACCATCAGAAAAAGGATCTCAATTACTTCCAGAAGGATGGAACATGCAACCAAGTTATACATTACGttacataaataatggaaaattattcatattccaTGGTATAAAATCTGATGAAGATCTGCTT AAAATTCATGATCAAAAAGTATCTACCATTCAGTTTCCAATTAATCAAACTATAAATGATCTCCATGGAACATTGGAAGTTATAATACCttcatatcaaaatattataaatataattcaaacagATATTATAGATACATTGATTCCTAGTAATACAACAGAAAATTCTACTCagacaatatataatacaccTGGAGATGATTCATTAAGGGCTGATCCATTAAGGGTATTGCCACAATCTTCATTTGCATCATCACAATG gcgTCCCGCAGCTGATCCTACAAATATAGGAGCCGCAGATTTAAATCCATTAGGACGCGGCGGTGGCATGATTTTTGATCCATTTTCATCACAACGTAATCCTATAGATCCATACAGGCCAGCTTTAGGAGTTCCTGGCAGATTACCATc TGGCGCGGTCCCGCCGTTTGCAAGATTCGATCCTTTTGGTCCACCAGATCTTGATCGACCAAGACCACGACGTGATCCAGATAATGATCATTTACCTCCTCCAGGATACAATGATatgtttatgtaa
- the LOC107993298 gene encoding proteasome inhibitor PI31 subunit isoform X1: MVDTNNIFGFELFQEIYNKQITKKEDLLILFIHWYLIKQGFRCIGIGDSKVFEPSEKGSQLLPEGWNMQPSYTLRYINNGKLFIFHGIKSDEDLLVNLLKIHDQKVSTIQFPINQTINDLHGTLEVIIPSYQNIINIIQTDIIDTLIPSNTTENSTQTIYNTPGDDSLRADPLRVLPQSSFASSQWRPAADPTNIGAADLNPLGRGGGMIFDPFSSQRNPIDPYRPALGVPGRLPSGAVPPFARFDPFGPPDLDRPRPRRDPDNDHLPPPGYNDMFM; this comes from the exons ATGGttgatacaaataatatatttggttttgaacttttccaagaaatatacaataaacaaattacaaaaaaggAGGATCTATTAATTCTATTCATTCATTGGTATCTTATAAAACAGGGATTTAGATGTATTGGAATCGGTGATTCT AAAGTATTTGAACCATCAGAAAAAGGATCTCAATTACTTCCAGAAGGATGGAACATGCAACCAAGTTATACATTACGttacataaataatggaaaattattcatattccaTGGTATAAAATCTGATGAAGATCTGCTTGTAAATTTAttg AAAATTCATGATCAAAAAGTATCTACCATTCAGTTTCCAATTAATCAAACTATAAATGATCTCCATGGAACATTGGAAGTTATAATACCttcatatcaaaatattataaatataattcaaacagATATTATAGATACATTGATTCCTAGTAATACAACAGAAAATTCTACTCagacaatatataatacaccTGGAGATGATTCATTAAGGGCTGATCCATTAAGGGTATTGCCACAATCTTCATTTGCATCATCACAATG gcgTCCCGCAGCTGATCCTACAAATATAGGAGCCGCAGATTTAAATCCATTAGGACGCGGCGGTGGCATGATTTTTGATCCATTTTCATCACAACGTAATCCTATAGATCCATACAGGCCAGCTTTAGGAGTTCCTGGCAGATTACCATc TGGCGCGGTCCCGCCGTTTGCAAGATTCGATCCTTTTGGTCCACCAGATCTTGATCGACCAAGACCACGACGTGATCCAGATAATGATCATTTACCTCCTCCAGGATACAATGATatgtttatgtaa
- the LOC107993308 gene encoding PRL-1 phosphatase, producing the protein MSNMRVKDIRPEPAEIEYKNMKFLITDRPNDQTIHTFIQELKKHNVKEVVRVCEPTYKIEELKAEGINVIDLVFDDGTFPPNEVIDEWFELLKNRFRESPDACVAVHCVAGLGRAPVLVALALIELGLKYEDAVALIRDKRRGAINSKQLAYLEKYRPKSRLKLKNGQKNSCCVQ; encoded by the exons ATGAGCAACATGAGGGTGAAGGATATCAGACCGGAGCCCGCCGAGATCGAATACAAAAACATGAAGTTCCTCATTACTGATCGGCCCAATGATCAGACCATTCATACTTTTATTCAA gaaTTAAAAAAGCACAATGTGAAAGAAGTAGTGAGGGTCTGTGAACCAACGTACAAAATTGAAGAACTTAAAGCAGAAGGGATCAATGTTATAGATTTGGTATTTGATGATGGCACATTTCCACCAAacgaa GTTATTGATGAATGGTTTGAATTGCTAAAAAATCGATTCCGCGAATCTCCAGATGCATGTGTGGCAGTACATTGTGTCGCAGGACTTGGTAGAGCACCGGTCTTAGTTGCACTTGCTCTTATTGAGTTGGGATTAAAATACGAAGATGCAGTCGCGTTAATTAGGga cAAAAGACGAGGAGCCATCAATTCAAAGCAGCTGGCCTATCTTGAGAAATATCGTCCCAAGTCTCGGTTGAAGCTCAAAAATGGACAAAAAAACTCCTGCTGCGTCCAATAG